Genomic DNA from Blattabacterium sp. (Blaberus giganteus):
TTACTAGAGTTCGTTTTTTAATTCCTTCTATTCATTGTAGTTCTTGTGTTTTAATTTTGGAAAGATTATCTAAAATATATAAAAATATTTTTGATTCTACTGTTGATTTTTCCAATAAAAAAATTTGGATCACATTTAATAACGTTGAATTTAAACTGAGCGATATAGCTAAATTACTTGATGACATAGGATATAGCCCTTCTATAAATTTTGAATTGATAGAAAACAAAAAAAATAACACGATTTTATTCGGTAGAAAATTAATAGGAAAATTATCTATTTCTTTTTTTTGTTTTGGAAATATTATGCTTTTAGCTATACCAGAATATGTTGGAGCTAGACAAGACATATGGTTTATGGAAAATCGTAATTTTTTTCGTTATTTAATGTTAATTTTATCTTTACCTATAGTAATTTTTTCTTTTGTTGATCATATCAAATATGCTGTATTAGGATTAAAAAAGCATATTTTGAATATGAATGTTCCAATTTCCATTGGAATATTAGTGCTTTTTTTATGGAGTTGTTATGAAATTTTTTTTGACTTAGGTTCGGGATATTTTGATAGTCTTTCTAGTTTTTCATTATTTCTACTTATGAGTAGAATATTTCAAATATATACTCACAATGAAATTTTATCTTTCGATAAAAATTATAAGTATTTTTATCCAGTTTTAATTACAAAAATACATAAAAATGAAAAAGAAGAAAAAATTTTTCTTTCTTCTTTGAAGAAAGGAGATGTGATTATTATTAAAAATGAAGAAGTTATTCCTGCTGATTCTATGTTAATGAAAGGAAACGCTGTGTTAGATAATAGTTTTATTACAGGAGAATCTTATTTGATCAATAAAAAAATAGGAGAACGAATCTATGCTGGATCTAGACAAAAAGGAGAAGCTATTATTATAAAGGTGATCAAAAACGTAGATCATAGTTATTTAAGTATATTATGGAATAAAAATAAATCTCATCGAGATTGTAATAAAAAATTATTTTATTTAAATTCAATATCTACTAAATTTAGTCAGTATTTTACTCCTATTATTTTGATGATTTCGATTGTAACTGGAATATTTTGGTCTTTTGGGAATGATGTTTCAAAAATTTTTCAGACAGTTTTTTCTGTTTTGATTATTACTTGTCCTTGTGCATTAGTTCTTTCTACTCCATTAATTTTTGGAAATATTATACGTTTTTTTTCCAAAAAAGGTTTCTATGTTAAAGATATTTATACGATGGAAAAAATTTCTTCAGCTGGAACTTTAATTTTTGATAAAACTGGAACTATAACTGATCCCAATAAAGAAAAGATTTTTTTTGTAGGAAAAAGAAAGATGAAATATGAAGAAAAAAAAATTATAGCTTCTTTATTAAAAAATTCAAATCATCCCTTAAGTCAAAGAATATTATCAGAACTATCTATAAAAGATTTTTATTTAATCAAAAATTTTAGAGAAATCATAGGTAAAGGATTAGAAGGGATCATAAAAGACATACCGGTTAAAATTGGTTCTCAAAAATATTTAGGCGTTACAAAAAAAATAATTAATGAAGAAATCAATCAAACAACAGTTTTTATTTCTATAAATAATAAATTTATAGGTTATTTTTTATTTAGAAATTTCTATCGTGAAGGAATAAAAAAAATATTTCAGGATTTGAAAGAATATAAAATTCTTATTCTTTCTGGAGATCACAATGATTTAGAAAAAAAGTATTTAAAATCAATCTTACCAAAATCAAGTAAAATTTTTTTTAGTCAAAGTCCGGAAGACAAATTAGATTATGTTAAAAAATTACAAAAAAAAGGAGAAAAAATTATGATGTTTGGAGATGGAATTAATGATTGTGCTGCCTTAAATCAAAGTGAAGTAGGAGTTTCTGTGTCGGAAAATCCAACTAACTTTTTTCCAAGTTGTGATGCTTTTATACAATATAATTCTTTGAATAAAATTTTTTTATTCTTGAAAATATCTAAAATATCTGCCAAATTAGTTTTCATAAATTTTATGATTAGTTTATTTTATAATAGCATAGGAATCTTTTTTGCAGTGACTGGTCATTTAAAACCTTTTATAGCAGCTATTTTAATGCCTTTAAGTTCTTTTTCTGTAATTTTTTTTTCTGTTATATCTACTTGGATAGTTTCACGAAGATTAATATTTTTTTTATTTGTTTTGTTATGGATATATTAATTATTATGATATTATCTAGTATTTTTCTGGGAGCATTTTTTCTTATACTTTTCTTAATTGCTGTTTATTCCGGACAATTTGATGATTATGAATCTCCTGGGATTAGAATTTTAATTGATGATTTTGAAAAAAATTAAATTTTTTGATGAAATTAAAAACATATTATTATAATAACAGTATTGTCAAAGCTTTTTTATATGCTACAATATTTTGGGCTTTTATTGGATTTTTAGCTGGATTGTTTGTAGCTCTATTATTATTTTTTCCTGAAATTCCTGAACTAATTTTTGGTAATAATTTGAAAAATTCTCAAGGAGTCATGGGTTTTGGTCGATGGAGAATGTTACATACAAGTACAGCTGTTTTTGCTTTTGTAGGAAATATTATTTTTACAGGTTACTATTATTCTTTACAACGTTTGTTAAAAACAAGAATTTTTAGTGATATTCTTAGTTGGATTCATTTTTGGGGATGGCAAATATTTATTATTTCTACTTGGATCACTTTTTTATTAGGAATTAATACGAGTAAAGAATACGCTGAACACGAATGGCCTATAGATATAGGAGTATTTATTATTTGGATTATTTATGGAATAAATATGATCGGAAGTATTCTGAAAAGAAAAATTAAACACTTATATGTTAGTGTTTGGTTTTTATTAGGTACATGGGTTGCTGTGGGTATGTTGCATGTATTTAACAATCTTGAATTACCTATCTCTCTTTTATCTTTTAAAAGTTATTCTTTATATGCTGGAGTACAAGATGCTTTAATGCAATGGTGGTATGGACATAATGCCGTAGCATTTATTTTAACGACACCTATACTAGGATTAATGTATTATTTTGTTCCAAAAGCATCTAATCAACCTATTTTTTCTTATAAACTTTCCATTATACATTTTTGGTCATTAATATTTATATACATTTGGGCAGGCCCTCATCATCTAATGTATACATCTCTTCCTAATTGGGCTCAAATGTTGGGTACTATTTTTTCAATTATGTTAATCGCTCCTTCTTGGGGTGGAATGCTGAATGGATTACTAACTTTAAGAGGAGCTTGGGATCAAATGAAAACAAATCCTACTTTGAAATTTTTTGTAGTTGGAATTACTTGTTATGGAATGGCTACTTTTGAAGGTCCTATGTTAGCAACTAAAACTTTAAATTCCATAGGACATTTTACAGATTGGGTCATTGCTCATGTTCATTTAGGTACTTTAGGATGGAATGGATTTATGGCTTTTGGAATTATGTATTGGTTGACTCAAAAAATATGGAATACCAAATTATATTCTATATCATTAGCGAATATTCATTTTTGGTTAGGTGTTCTGGGTATTATTTTATATATTTTTCCCATGTATTTTGGATCTATTATACAATCTATCATGTGGAAAAAATTTAATCCTGATGGAACTTTAGCTTATAAAAATTTTTTAGATTCTGTTTTATCTATCATTCCATTTTATAAAATAAGATTTGTGGGTGGAATGATTTACTTTTTAGGTTTTGTTTTAATGATTTATAATATTTTTAAAACAATTCAACAAGGTTATTCATTAAATAATGAAGAATTTAAATGCGATCCACATTATGGTATAAAAGAGGAAATGGAAACATTTCATGGTTGGCTAGAAAAAAAACCAATACAATTTACTATTCTTTCTTTTATAGCAGTAGCTATTGGAGGATTTATAGAAATTATACCGACTTTAGTCATTAAATCTAATGTTCCTACTATTCATAATGTTAAACCTTACAAAGCCTTAGAATTAGAAGGAAGAGATTTATTTGTTAGGGAAGGGTGTAATGCTTGTCACAGTGCACAAGTTCGTCCATTTAGAGATGAGGTAGTCCGTTATGGAGAATATTCTAAAGCTGGTGAATTTGTATATGATCACCCATTTCTTTGGGGGTCTAAACGAACAGGACCTGATTTAGCTAGAGAAGGTGGTAAAAATCCTAATTCTTGGCATTTTAATCATATGTATAATCCTAGATCTACATCTCCTGGCTCTATTATGCCAAGATATCCTTGGTTAATTTATAATAAATTGGATAGATCTAATACAGAAAAAAAAATGCAAGCAATGGTAAAACTAGGAGTTCCATATACATTGGAATATATAAAAAATGTTAATCAAGATATGGATCGTCAAGCGAATAATATTGTATATGATATTTATAAAGAGTATCCAAATTTAAAAAAAGAAATAGATAAACAAAAAAAAATAGAAAAAGAAAAATTTATTCCATTGGAAAAAAGAGAAATTATAGCCCTTATTGCTTATTTACAGCGATTAGGAACAGATATAAAATCTTAATAATAGTTTTTTAAAAATGTAGATATAAAAAAAATTCATGATAAGTTTTTTAAAGCAATATTTTATAGGAGAAAAGAATATAGGGATTTTTCAATCTTTTATGTTAATTTTATTCTTATTGGCATTTTTTTTTGTAATATTTTTTGTGTTATCAAAATCTAAAAAATATTATAATAAAATAAGTTTAATTCCTTTAGAAGTAGAAGAATTAGAAAAAAATGATAAAAAAAGGAAAAGTTATGAGATCTAAAATTCCTTCTTTTATTATGATTCCTTCACTTTTATCTGTTATAATATTCATGTTTTATGTTTTTTTTGTAAGTTATAATCATATATATTATTTGGTCCATCCTATTACTATATTTTTTTTCATTATGATTACGGCATTACTATATGTTTTAGAATCTATTAATAATTTAATTTATAAAAGAAAATTACAATTTCTTTCAAAAGAAGAAAGAATAAAAATATTTAAAGAAAATGAAGGAAATTATTTTTATAGACTTTACAAATTTATATTTTACGATTTAAAAAAAATTAATCATGATGGAGTTAAAAAAATAGATCATGGGTTTGATGGAATAATAGAATTAGATAACAAATTACCTATGTGGTGGGTTCATCTTTTTTATCTTACAATTGTTTTTTCTGCAATTTATTTTTTTTCTTATTTATTAATAGATTTTTCTAATCCTTATAAAGAATATGATATTGCTTATAAAGATCAATTAAAAAAAATTGAAATTTTTGAAAAAAATACCCCACAAGTAACTATAGAAAATGCGTGTTTTAAAGAAAATTTAGTAAATCGTGGAAAAGTTCTTTTTGAGGAAAATTGCGCTACTTGTCATCAATCAGATGGGAGTGGAAATATAGGACCGAATTTGACAGATGATTATTGGATTAACAAAAAAGAAAAAGATTTATTTAAAAATATATTTTATGTCATATGGAATGGAAGCGATAATAATCCAACTATGCGGGCTTTTGGTCTATCAGGAGAAATTAAAGGAAATGATATTGAAAAAATATCCAGTTATGTTTATTTTATCAATCAAAAATCTAAAAAACCTTTAAGAGGAAAAGATCCTCAAGGAATAAAAATAACAGAATGGAGTAAGATATAATTGATTCTTTCATTATAATTTTTATATTTTAAGCTTAAAATTTTTTTTATGAGAATAAAATTCAATTGGGATATTGGAATCATGTTATCTTTAGTTATTTTTATAATTTTTATTAGTTACATTGCTTTTTTTTTTCCACATGTAGGAAGTCAACTTGTTTCGGATCGATATTATGAAGAAGAAATGAAATACCAAGAAATTATAAATGAGAAAAAAAATGTATTGAAACTTCCTGGAAAAATAAAAGTTTTAATTTTATATTCTGGAATTGAGATAATATTTCCTCCTATTAACAATGATATTCATGGTTTTTTTACTTTATTTAGATCTTCTTCTAAAGATTTAGATTTTACGCGATCTTTCAAAATATTGAAATCCTCCAAAAAAATATTATTGATTCCTAAAAAACTTTTAAAAAAAGGACTTTATAGACTGATAATCAGATGGAAAACAGATAAAAAATATTTTTTTGAAAAAGATATTTTTTGGAATCAATTAAATATTTTTTATTTGTTTTCATTTTTAATTTAAAATATAATGAGAAAAAACATAAGTAATTTTCGTGAAGAATCTTTAAATTATCATAGTCAATTTCCTTCTGGAAAAATACAAATTACTCCTACAAAAAAATATAGCAGTCAGAGAGATCTGTCTCTTGCCTATTCTCCAGGAGTTGCTGAACCTTGTAAGGAAATAGCTCGTTCTTCTATTGAAGTATATAAATATACATCTAAAGGAAATCTTGTAGCAGTAATAACTAATGGATCTGCTGTATTAGGTCTTGGTGATATCGGAGCATTAGCCTCTAAACCTGTTATGGAAGGGAAAGCTCTTTTATTCAAAATATTTTCCGGTATTGATGTTTTTGATATAGAAATAGATGCATCTGATCCAGAAAAATTTATAGAAACAGTAAAAGCAATTGCTCCTACTTTTGGCGGAATTAATTTAGAAGATATAAAAGCTCCAGAAGCTTTTGAAATAGAGAGAAGACTGAAAAAAGAACTTAATATTCCTGTTATGCATGATGACCAACATGGAACAGCTATTATTTCAGGAGCGGCACTACTTAACGCTATTACTTATGTAAATAAAAAAATTCATGAAATTAAAATGGTTGTTAACGGAGCTGGTGCTGCAGCTATTTCTTGCGCAAGAACATACAAACAACTAGGAGTTAAACCTGAAAATATTCTTATGTTTGATAGTAAGGGATTGTTACATGTTTCAAGAAAAGATTTGAATAAAGAAAAAAGAGAATTTTCCGTGAATATTGATCCAATTAAAAAATTGGACCAGGCCATTAATAATACAGATGTTTTTATAGGGTTATCTATAGGAGGAATATTAACTCCTAATATGTTAAAAAGTATGGCTAAAAATCCCATAGTATTTGCTATGGCAAATCCCGATCCAGAAATAGATTACAACTTAGCTATAAAAGTACGTCCAGATGTTATTATGGCGACAGGAAGAAGCGATTATCCCAATCAAGTAAATAATGTATTAGGATTTCCTTATATATTTAGAGGAGCATTAGATGTTCATGCTAATGTTATCAATGATGAAATGAAACTTGCTGCAGTATATGCTATTGCTTCTTTAGCAAAAGAACCTGTTCCAGAACAGGTAAATATTGTTTATAATAAAAAAAATATTTCTTTTGGAAAAGAATATATCATTCCAAAACCTTTTGACAACCGTTTAATAACTCGTGTAGCTCCTGCTGTAGCAAAAGCAGCAATGGATTCTGGAGTAGCGAAAAATCCTATTTTAGATTGGAAAATCTATCAAGAAAAACTACTAGATAGAATGGGATATGAAAGTAAAATGCTTAGAATGATTCAAAATCGAGCACGTACAAATCCTAAAAAAATTGTTTTTTGTAATGGGGAAGAATACGATATTCTGAAATCTGTTCAAATTCTTCATGAAGAAGGAATTATTTCTATTCCTATAGTTTTAGGAAATGAAGATAGGATTAAACGTTTAATTCATGAAAATAATTTAAATATTGAATTAGAAATCGTAGATCCAGAAAAAAATATAAAAGAAGTAGAAGAATTTTCTAAAATTCTTTGGAAAAGAAGAAATAGAAAAGGTTTAACATTGTATGATTCAAAAATTCGTATGCGAACTAATGATCATTTTGGAGCTATGATGGTAGATCAAGGAAAAGCAGATGCCGTAATTACAGGATATTCTAGAAGTTTTTCATTAAGTTTACGTCCTATGTTAGAGGTGATTGGAAAAGATGATTTTGTTCATAAAACAGCAGGAATGATGATTTTATTAACAAAACGTGGTCCTCTATTTTTAGCAGATACAGCTGTAATTCCAGATCCAACAACTGAAGAATTGGCTAGAATTGCTTTAATGGCTTCTCATGTGGTTAAAAGTTTTGACATTGAACCACGTATCGCTATGTTATCTTTTCAAAATTTTTCATCTAATTCAAAAACATCTTCTAAAGTTTCTAAAACAGTAGCTTTTTTACATAAAAAATATCCAAATCTAATAGTAGATGGGGAAGTCCAACCTGATTTTGCTTTGAATGAATTTTTATTGTCTAGAAAATTTCCTTTTTCAAAACTTGTTAAAAAAAGAGCAAATATTTTTATTTTTCCAAATTTAGAATCAGGAAATTTAACTTATAAATTTATTAGAGGATTAGGAGATGTTCAAACTATTGGTCCTGTTATGTTGGGGATGCGGAAACCAGCACATGTTATGCAAATGCAATCTAGCATAGAAGAAATAGTCCATTTAGCAACTTTAGCTGTAATAGATGCACAAATTAGAAAAAATTAAAAATCATGTTTTAAAAATACTTTTTTTCCAAAAAGAATTCGCACTTTTTTTTCAAAAAAAATGGGAATAGAACTAGATGTATAAAAAATAGGAAATCTATTCCAAGTAGAAATAGGATGAAAGCATAATAATTTTTTTTCATTTAATTTTTCTTTTATTTCCTGCGCCACTATTTTTGGTATATCAATTAAATGAACTTTTCCATGATAAAAATTATCTATTTCTTCTTTCAAGAAAAAATAATGAGTACAAGCTAATAATATTGCATCAATTGATTTTAAATGATTTAAATAATTTTTTATAATAGGATTTATTTTTTTCATTTTCCAACCATTTTCTATAATGGGAGCTAATAAAGGTGTAGACATTTGAACTACATCTAAATGATGATAGTATTCTTTTATTTTTTTTGTATAAAAATTGGAATGTATAGTAGCAGACGTTGCAATTATTCCTATTCTTTTATAAGAAAGAAGAACTGTATTTTTTACTACAGGATCTATGACATTAAATATTAATATTTTTCTATGAAATTTTTTTATGATCATATCCAAAGCATTAGATGCAATAGAATTACATGCGATCACTAAAGCTTTACACTTTTTTTCATAAAGAAAAGAAGCTATTTTCATAGAATTTTTTCTAATAAAATCTTTAGATTTTTCTCCATAAGGCATATTTTTAGTATCTCCAAAATAAATAAAATTTTCATTAGGCATTTGAATTTTAATTTCTTTAGCTATAATAAGTCCGCCAATTCCAGAGTCAAATATTCCTATTGGAGAAAATAGACTTGTTTTCATATATATAAATGAATTATAAAAGCTAATACAGACAAAAAAAATTGTATGAAGTATAATATAATTTTATAGTTTTACTGTAAAATTCAATACAATTCTAAAAAATCGTAAATATTTTTTACGCACTATTCCATGATGGAATAAATTTTTTTTTAAAAAAATAAAAAAATCATATAATTAATGATAAATTTTTAATAAAAAATTTCATAAACACATAAACAATTAATTAAAAATTAATTTTTTTTCAATTTTTTTTTTAAATCTTGCAGCTTTATTCATGTGTATAATATTTTTTTTTGCTAATTTATCTATCATGGAAATAACAATAGAATATTGTTTCTTA
This window encodes:
- the ccoN gene encoding cytochrome-c oxidase, cbb3-type subunit I, which encodes MKLKTYYYNNSIVKAFLYATIFWAFIGFLAGLFVALLLFFPEIPELIFGNNLKNSQGVMGFGRWRMLHTSTAVFAFVGNIIFTGYYYSLQRLLKTRIFSDILSWIHFWGWQIFIISTWITFLLGINTSKEYAEHEWPIDIGVFIIWIIYGINMIGSILKRKIKHLYVSVWFLLGTWVAVGMLHVFNNLELPISLLSFKSYSLYAGVQDALMQWWYGHNAVAFILTTPILGLMYYFVPKASNQPIFSYKLSIIHFWSLIFIYIWAGPHHLMYTSLPNWAQMLGTIFSIMLIAPSWGGMLNGLLTLRGAWDQMKTNPTLKFFVVGITCYGMATFEGPMLATKTLNSIGHFTDWVIAHVHLGTLGWNGFMAFGIMYWLTQKIWNTKLYSISLANIHFWLGVLGIILYIFPMYFGSIIQSIMWKKFNPDGTLAYKNFLDSVLSIIPFYKIRFVGGMIYFLGFVLMIYNIFKTIQQGYSLNNEEFKCDPHYGIKEEMETFHGWLEKKPIQFTILSFIAVAIGGFIEIIPTLVIKSNVPTIHNVKPYKALELEGRDLFVREGCNACHSAQVRPFRDEVVRYGEYSKAGEFVYDHPFLWGSKRTGPDLAREGGKNPNSWHFNHMYNPRSTSPGSIMPRYPWLIYNKLDRSNTEKKMQAMVKLGVPYTLEYIKNVNQDMDRQANNIVYDIYKEYPNLKKEIDKQKKIEKEKFIPLEKREIIALIAYLQRLGTDIKS
- a CDS encoding NADP-dependent malic enzyme; translated protein: MRKNISNFREESLNYHSQFPSGKIQITPTKKYSSQRDLSLAYSPGVAEPCKEIARSSIEVYKYTSKGNLVAVITNGSAVLGLGDIGALASKPVMEGKALLFKIFSGIDVFDIEIDASDPEKFIETVKAIAPTFGGINLEDIKAPEAFEIERRLKKELNIPVMHDDQHGTAIISGAALLNAITYVNKKIHEIKMVVNGAGAAAISCARTYKQLGVKPENILMFDSKGLLHVSRKDLNKEKREFSVNIDPIKKLDQAINNTDVFIGLSIGGILTPNMLKSMAKNPIVFAMANPDPEIDYNLAIKVRPDVIMATGRSDYPNQVNNVLGFPYIFRGALDVHANVINDEMKLAAVYAIASLAKEPVPEQVNIVYNKKNISFGKEYIIPKPFDNRLITRVAPAVAKAAMDSGVAKNPILDWKIYQEKLLDRMGYESKMLRMIQNRARTNPKKIVFCNGEEYDILKSVQILHEEGIISIPIVLGNEDRIKRLIHENNLNIELEIVDPEKNIKEVEEFSKILWKRRNRKGLTLYDSKIRMRTNDHFGAMMVDQGKADAVITGYSRSFSLSLRPMLEVIGKDDFVHKTAGMMILLTKRGPLFLADTAVIPDPTTEELARIALMASHVVKSFDIEPRIAMLSFQNFSSNSKTSSKVSKTVAFLHKKYPNLIVDGEVQPDFALNEFLLSRKFPFSKLVKKRANIFIFPNLESGNLTYKFIRGLGDVQTIGPVMLGMRKPAHVMQMQSSIEEIVHLATLAVIDAQIRKN
- a CDS encoding CcoQ/FixQ family Cbb3-type cytochrome c oxidase assembly chaperone gives rise to the protein MISFLKQYFIGEKNIGIFQSFMLILFLLAFFFVIFFVLSKSKKYYNKISLIPLEVEELEKNDKKRKSYEI
- a CDS encoding cbb3-type cytochrome c oxidase N-terminal domain-containing protein; translated protein: MRSKIPSFIMIPSLLSVIIFMFYVFFVSYNHIYYLVHPITIFFFIMITALLYVLESINNLIYKRKLQFLSKEERIKIFKENEGNYFYRLYKFIFYDLKKINHDGVKKIDHGFDGIIELDNKLPMWWVHLFYLTIVFSAIYFFSYLLIDFSNPYKEYDIAYKDQLKKIEIFEKNTPQVTIENACFKENLVNRGKVLFEENCATCHQSDGSGNIGPNLTDDYWINKKEKDLFKNIFYVIWNGSDNNPTMRAFGLSGEIKGNDIEKISSYVYFINQKSKKPLRGKDPQGIKITEWSKI
- the murI gene encoding glutamate racemase produces the protein MKTSLFSPIGIFDSGIGGLIIAKEIKIQMPNENFIYFGDTKNMPYGEKSKDFIRKNSMKIASFLYEKKCKALVIACNSIASNALDMIIKKFHRKILIFNVIDPVVKNTVLLSYKRIGIIATSATIHSNFYTKKIKEYYHHLDVVQMSTPLLAPIIENGWKMKKINPIIKNYLNHLKSIDAILLACTHYFFLKEEIDNFYHGKVHLIDIPKIVAQEIKEKLNEKKLLCFHPISTWNRFPIFYTSSSIPIFFEKKVRILFGKKVFLKHDF
- the ccoS gene encoding cbb3-type cytochrome oxidase assembly protein CcoS, whose translation is MILSSIFLGAFFLILFLIAVYSGQFDDYESPGIRILIDDFEKN
- the rpsT gene encoding 30S ribosomal protein S20 → MANHLSSLKRIRQNHIRRLRNKYVYKSTKTAIKKLLMDKKNKKQYSIVISMIDKLAKKNIIHMNKAARFKKKIEKKLIFN
- a CDS encoding cation-translocating P-type ATPase, translated to MKNKKIFDFLDDEKIANKIIDFNHKNITRVRFLIPSIHCSSCVLILERLSKIYKNIFDSTVDFSNKKIWITFNNVEFKLSDIAKLLDDIGYSPSINFELIENKKNNTILFGRKLIGKLSISFFCFGNIMLLAIPEYVGARQDIWFMENRNFFRYLMLILSLPIVIFSFVDHIKYAVLGLKKHILNMNVPISIGILVLFLWSCYEIFFDLGSGYFDSLSSFSLFLLMSRIFQIYTHNEILSFDKNYKYFYPVLITKIHKNEKEEKIFLSSLKKGDVIIIKNEEVIPADSMLMKGNAVLDNSFITGESYLINKKIGERIYAGSRQKGEAIIIKVIKNVDHSYLSILWNKNKSHRDCNKKLFYLNSISTKFSQYFTPIILMISIVTGIFWSFGNDVSKIFQTVFSVLIITCPCALVLSTPLIFGNIIRFFSKKGFYVKDIYTMEKISSAGTLIFDKTGTITDPNKEKIFFVGKRKMKYEEKKIIASLLKNSNHPLSQRILSELSIKDFYLIKNFREIIGKGLEGIIKDIPVKIGSQKYLGVTKKIINEEINQTTVFISINNKFIGYFLFRNFYREGIKKIFQDLKEYKILILSGDHNDLEKKYLKSILPKSSKIFFSQSPEDKLDYVKKLQKKGEKIMMFGDGINDCAALNQSEVGVSVSENPTNFFPSCDAFIQYNSLNKIFLFLKISKISAKLVFINFMISLFYNSIGIFFAVTGHLKPFIAAILMPLSSFSVIFFSVISTWIVSRRLIFFLFVLLWIY
- a CDS encoding FixH family protein; this translates as MRIKFNWDIGIMLSLVIFIIFISYIAFFFPHVGSQLVSDRYYEEEMKYQEIINEKKNVLKLPGKIKVLILYSGIEIIFPPINNDIHGFFTLFRSSSKDLDFTRSFKILKSSKKILLIPKKLLKKGLYRLIIRWKTDKKYFFEKDIFWNQLNIFYLFSFLI